In the Streptomyces sp. NBC_00525 genome, one interval contains:
- a CDS encoding ThiF family adenylyltransferase: MHPMLKPALRRAWRGGDTVQFGVTPAHAVKVGPMDIATGCFMELLDGTRGMALLREEARAMDLSERHVDTLVLRLMDAGLVDDVRAGGPQADALRERADVLERHRPDLASLSVVHSEPGGGARRLAARRAMRVQVRGAGRVGATVAAVLSGAGVGRVEVLDGGCAEPGDVAPGGLPASAVGERRDVAARQLVRRATPGPGPRAPGAGGAGPGAREPGLSLIVVAPRDGFGGYVPDPGTAEPWVASGTPHLYAGVLEATGFVGPLVLPGGTACASCLHLNRRDRDPQWPRMLAQWQSGRRRAVQACDLGLATAVAGLAAAHALSFLDGELPASTGARWEAALPLLDWRSQRIGAHLDCPCGAAGQTEGVRASAAGTAHDTMAG; this comes from the coding sequence GTGCATCCGATGTTGAAGCCCGCACTGCGTCGCGCATGGCGGGGCGGGGACACCGTGCAATTCGGAGTGACGCCCGCACATGCGGTGAAGGTCGGCCCGATGGATATCGCGACGGGCTGTTTCATGGAACTGCTCGACGGCACCAGAGGCATGGCCCTGTTGCGTGAGGAGGCGAGAGCAATGGACCTGAGCGAGCGTCATGTGGACACGCTGGTGCTGCGGCTGATGGACGCCGGTCTGGTGGACGACGTCCGGGCGGGCGGCCCGCAGGCCGACGCGCTGCGCGAACGGGCGGATGTCCTGGAGCGCCACCGACCGGATCTGGCGTCGCTCTCCGTGGTGCACTCCGAGCCCGGCGGCGGGGCGCGCAGACTGGCGGCCCGCCGCGCGATGCGGGTGCAGGTGCGGGGCGCGGGCCGGGTCGGGGCGACGGTCGCGGCGGTGCTCTCCGGGGCCGGGGTGGGCCGGGTCGAGGTGCTGGACGGCGGCTGCGCGGAGCCGGGCGATGTGGCGCCGGGCGGGCTGCCGGCCTCGGCGGTCGGGGAGCGCCGCGACGTGGCGGCCCGGCAGCTGGTCCGCCGCGCCACGCCCGGTCCGGGGCCGCGGGCGCCGGGGGCCGGGGGCGCCGGACCGGGCGCGCGGGAGCCCGGGCTCTCCCTGATCGTGGTCGCCCCGCGCGACGGCTTCGGCGGGTACGTCCCCGATCCGGGCACCGCCGAGCCATGGGTCGCCTCGGGCACCCCCCATCTGTACGCGGGTGTGCTGGAGGCCACCGGGTTCGTCGGGCCGCTGGTCCTGCCCGGCGGCACGGCATGCGCGAGCTGCCTCCATCTGAACCGGCGCGACCGGGACCCGCAGTGGCCGCGGATGCTGGCGCAGTGGCAGTCCGGGCGGCGGCGCGCCGTGCAGGCGTGCGACCTGGGCCTGGCGACGGCGGTGGCCGGGCTGGCGGCGGCGCACGCGCTGTCCTTCCTCGACGGCGAGCTGCCCGCGAGCACCGGCGCCCGGTGGGAGGCCGCGTTGCCGCTGTTGGACTGGAGGTCGCAGCGGATCGGGGCGCATCTCGACTGTCCCTGTGGGGCGGCCGGTCAAACTGAGGGGGTGCGAGCCTCCGCAGCCGGTACGGCGCACGACACAATGGCCGGGTAA
- a CDS encoding M48 metallopeptidase family protein, with protein MPADPSPGLAGEPAVPDAGSRRRRGADPARRAPATSAVEVRRSARRSRTVSAYREGDRTIVLIPARMSEAEERRWVDVMLGKLAAQESRRIPGDSELAERAERLSAQYFGGRAMPASVRWVTNQNTRWGSCTPAEGSIRLSHRLQGMPEYVVDYVLVHELAHLLVPGHGPRFWRLLDAYPRTERARGYLEGVAAAGRLPHLPAARGE; from the coding sequence ATGCCAGCGGACCCGTCGCCCGGCCTCGCCGGGGAGCCTGCCGTGCCCGATGCCGGATCACGCCGGCGGCGCGGTGCCGACCCGGCCCGCCGCGCCCCGGCGACGAGCGCGGTCGAGGTCCGCAGGAGCGCCCGGCGCAGCAGAACCGTCTCCGCCTACCGTGAGGGCGACCGCACGATCGTGCTCATCCCGGCCCGGATGTCCGAGGCCGAGGAGCGGCGCTGGGTGGATGTGATGCTGGGCAAGCTCGCCGCCCAGGAGAGCCGGCGCATCCCCGGCGACTCGGAGCTGGCCGAGCGCGCGGAGCGGCTGTCCGCCCAGTACTTCGGGGGCCGGGCGATGCCCGCGTCGGTGCGGTGGGTGACCAACCAGAACACCCGGTGGGGCTCCTGCACCCCGGCCGAGGGCAGCATCCGGCTGTCGCACCGGCTGCAGGGCATGCCGGAGTACGTCGTGGACTATGTGCTGGTCCACGAGCTGGCACACCTCCTGGTGCCGGGGCACGGGCCGCGGTTCTGGCGGCTGCTGGACGCCTACCCGCGCACCGAACGGGCCCGCGGTTATCTGGAGGGCGTGGCGGCGGCCGGACGGCTGCCGCATCTGCCCGCCGCGCGCGGCGAGTGA
- a CDS encoding TerD family protein, whose amino-acid sequence MAREFQRGHKAKISDLTPGTDLYVGVQIAGPGLSFDISCFGLDANEQLSDDRYFIFFNQPKSPEESIQLLGAQAGDTESFRVTLDRIPANIQKLSFTATVDGAGQMSQVGPGYIRIVAGGEEVVRYAFNGSEFSTERAVMLGDFYLKDVWRFAAVGQGFDGGLEALLKNFGGEVAEETPAAAPPQAAAPSFAPPAQAAPAPSFGAPAAPQAPQAPQAPQPPQPAPSFGAPPAPAPAPQMHAAPTIIAPMTPPGGTVPPPPAPAPYGQPGQQPPPPPQPQFGQVPGQTPPPYGQQAPAPYGQPAPSPYGQQPAGMPPGQPGMPGMPMPGGAPQAAGAGLAAALQPYKETATGQRWTPQNQQLMRVDLSMGGTPVLARQGSMVMYQGKIDFSYKGAGFAGRMVGNATGQEMQLMRCTGRGQVFLAEEGSHLHSIELQGDGICVSAENVLAFDETLQYEVRRIEGHGIPGGALFTMQFQGSGTIVVKTHGVPVVLPVTPTTFADCNAVVAWSSASQVIISSQVRLRRNAYPGHSGETVNLQFRGAPGNFIVVQPYEV is encoded by the coding sequence ATGGCCAGGGAATTCCAGCGCGGCCACAAGGCCAAGATCAGCGATCTCACACCGGGGACGGACCTGTACGTAGGGGTGCAGATCGCCGGACCGGGGCTGAGTTTTGACATCAGCTGCTTCGGGCTCGACGCCAATGAGCAGCTCTCCGACGACCGGTATTTCATCTTCTTCAATCAGCCGAAGTCCCCGGAGGAGTCCATTCAGCTCCTCGGCGCGCAGGCCGGTGACACCGAGTCGTTCCGCGTCACCCTGGACCGCATTCCGGCGAACATCCAGAAGCTCTCGTTCACCGCGACGGTGGACGGTGCCGGGCAGATGTCCCAGGTCGGGCCCGGTTACATCCGGATCGTGGCGGGCGGCGAGGAAGTCGTCCGGTACGCGTTCAACGGCTCCGAGTTCAGCACCGAGCGCGCGGTCATGCTCGGCGACTTCTATCTGAAGGACGTCTGGCGGTTCGCCGCCGTGGGCCAGGGATTCGACGGCGGTCTGGAGGCGCTGCTGAAGAACTTCGGCGGCGAGGTCGCCGAGGAGACACCGGCCGCCGCGCCGCCGCAGGCCGCGGCCCCGTCGTTCGCGCCGCCCGCCCAGGCGGCCCCGGCCCCGTCGTTCGGCGCCCCGGCCGCCCCGCAGGCACCCCAGGCCCCGCAAGCGCCGCAGCCCCCGCAGCCCGCGCCGTCCTTCGGCGCGCCGCCCGCCCCCGCGCCCGCCCCGCAGATGCACGCCGCGCCGACGATCATCGCCCCGATGACCCCGCCCGGCGGCACCGTGCCGCCGCCGCCCGCTCCGGCCCCGTACGGCCAGCCGGGCCAGCAGCCCCCGCCGCCCCCGCAGCCGCAGTTCGGCCAGGTGCCGGGACAGACTCCCCCGCCCTACGGGCAGCAGGCACCCGCCCCGTACGGGCAGCCCGCGCCGTCCCCGTACGGTCAGCAGCCCGCCGGTATGCCGCCCGGTCAGCCCGGCATGCCCGGTATGCCCATGCCCGGTGGTGCGCCGCAGGCCGCCGGTGCCGGGCTGGCGGCCGCGCTCCAGCCGTACAAGGAGACCGCGACCGGCCAGCGCTGGACGCCGCAGAACCAGCAGCTCATGCGCGTCGACCTGTCCATGGGCGGCACGCCCGTGCTGGCCCGGCAGGGCAGCATGGTGATGTACCAGGGCAAGATCGACTTCAGCTACAAGGGCGCGGGTTTCGCCGGCCGCATGGTGGGCAACGCCACCGGCCAGGAGATGCAGCTGATGCGCTGCACCGGCCGGGGCCAGGTCTTCCTGGCCGAGGAAGGCTCCCACCTGCACTCGATCGAACTCCAGGGCGACGGCATCTGCGTCTCCGCCGAAAATGTGCTCGCCTTCGACGAGACCCTCCAGTACGAGGTCCGCCGCATCGAGGGCCACGGCATCCCCGGCGGCGCGCTGTTCACCATGCAGTTCCAGGGCAGCGGCACCATCGTCGTGAAGACCCACGGCGTTCCCGTCGTCCTGCCGGTCACCCCGACCACCTTCGCCGACTGCAACGCCGTGGTGGCGTGGTCGTCCGCCTCCCAGGTGATCATCTCCAGCCAGGTCCGGCTGCGCCGCAACGCGTACCCCGGCCACAGCGGGGAGACCGTGAACCTTCAGTTCCGGGGCGCCCCCGGCAACTTCATCGTCGTCCAGCCCTACGAGGTCTGA
- a CDS encoding AIM24 family protein — MNQQLAGYAPTPVTARMENHGHSMLKVAMATGQDLYARTGSMVAYEGFIQYEPNPPAVRQIASQWITGEGAPLMKCTGDGLLYLADYGADVVVINLNNDSLSVNGTNVLAFDGHLTWGVERVKGLAKFAGQGLWNVCISGTGWVAITSRGTPIVVDCGRGEDETYVDPDALVAWSPNLKVKGKRSFKASSLIGRGSGEAFQMAFSGQGIVVVQPSEDSTDRLRVRN, encoded by the coding sequence ATGAACCAGCAACTCGCGGGCTACGCCCCGACCCCCGTCACGGCACGGATGGAGAACCACGGCCATTCCATGCTGAAGGTCGCCATGGCGACCGGCCAGGACCTCTACGCGCGCACCGGATCGATGGTCGCGTACGAGGGCTTCATCCAGTACGAGCCCAACCCGCCCGCCGTCCGCCAGATCGCCTCGCAGTGGATCACCGGCGAGGGCGCGCCCCTGATGAAGTGCACCGGCGACGGTCTGCTCTACCTCGCCGACTACGGCGCCGACGTCGTCGTCATCAACCTCAACAACGACTCCCTCTCGGTCAACGGCACCAATGTCCTCGCCTTCGACGGCCACCTCACCTGGGGCGTCGAGCGGGTCAAGGGCCTGGCCAAGTTCGCGGGCCAGGGCCTGTGGAACGTCTGCATCTCCGGCACCGGCTGGGTCGCGATCACCTCGCGCGGCACGCCGATCGTCGTGGACTGCGGGCGCGGCGAGGACGAGACGTACGTCGATCCGGACGCGCTCGTCGCCTGGTCCCCGAACCTCAAGGTGAAGGGCAAGCGCAGCTTCAAGGCGTCCTCGCTCATCGGGCGGGGCAGCGGCGAGGCGTTCCAGATGGCCTTCTCCGGCCAGGGGATCGTCGTCGTCCAGCCGAGCGAGGACAGCACCGACCGGCTGCGCGTCCGGAACTGA
- a CDS encoding AIM24 family protein, whose translation MQSSLFGLTEAQSQERYALQNPQLLRVALTGHDDVLARKGAMVAYQGLMEFDGEYQSSSQRRSRAHTGEGLDLMRCSGQGTVYLANLAQYIHVVDVDHDGLTVDSSYVLALDSSLHTEVIAVDSQYGISGTGKYQLNISGTGKVALMTSGQPLMMQVTPDKYVSADADAIVAWSTSLRVQMQAQTHSSGVFRRRGNTGEGWELSFLGQGFALVQPSELMPPQNAQIGQGLAAQYGMGQHGAHGQNQNNSWN comes from the coding sequence ATGCAGAGTTCGCTTTTCGGCCTCACGGAAGCGCAGTCCCAGGAGCGCTACGCCCTCCAGAACCCGCAGCTGCTGCGGGTCGCGCTGACCGGTCACGACGACGTCCTCGCCCGCAAGGGCGCCATGGTCGCCTACCAGGGGCTGATGGAGTTCGACGGCGAGTACCAGTCGAGTTCCCAGCGCCGCTCCCGCGCCCACACCGGCGAGGGACTGGACCTGATGCGCTGCTCCGGCCAGGGCACCGTCTACCTCGCCAACCTGGCGCAGTACATCCACGTCGTCGACGTGGACCACGACGGTCTGACCGTGGACAGCTCCTACGTCCTGGCCCTGGACTCCTCGCTGCACACCGAGGTCATCGCCGTGGACAGCCAGTACGGCATCTCCGGCACCGGCAAGTACCAGCTCAACATCTCCGGCACCGGCAAGGTCGCCCTGATGACCTCCGGCCAGCCGCTGATGATGCAGGTCACGCCCGACAAGTACGTCAGCGCCGACGCCGACGCCATCGTCGCCTGGTCCACCTCGCTGCGCGTGCAGATGCAGGCCCAGACGCACTCCTCCGGCGTCTTCCGCCGGCGCGGCAACACGGGCGAGGGCTGGGAGCTCAGCTTCCTCGGGCAGGGCTTCGCCCTGGTGCAGCCGAGCGAGCTGATGCCGCCGCAGAACGCCCAGATCGGACAGGGCCTCGCCGCCCAGTACGGCATGGGCCAGCACGGCGCGCACGGCCAGAACCAGAACAACTCCTGGAACTGA
- a CDS encoding NUDIX hydrolase produces MSLHDDAVLVLKGYGAGAGAAQEELRDTYLEHLALHPDGMWKSCGAGHLTASALVVDPERGRVLLTLHRKLRMWLQMGGHCEPGDVTLASAALREAAEESGIAGLSLLPGGPVVLDRHRIPAPCHWHLDVQYAALAPAGATESISEESIDLRWFAYDEVAGVADASVVRLVERTRAVLEGGR; encoded by the coding sequence GTGAGCCTGCACGACGACGCCGTCCTCGTACTGAAGGGTTACGGGGCGGGGGCCGGCGCGGCCCAGGAGGAGCTGCGCGACACGTATCTGGAGCACCTGGCGCTGCACCCGGACGGGATGTGGAAGTCCTGCGGGGCCGGGCACCTGACGGCCAGCGCGCTGGTGGTCGATCCGGAGCGCGGCCGGGTGCTGCTCACGCTGCACCGGAAGCTGCGGATGTGGCTCCAGATGGGCGGCCACTGCGAGCCCGGTGACGTCACGCTGGCCTCGGCCGCGCTGCGGGAGGCCGCGGAGGAGTCCGGTATCGCCGGGCTGTCGCTGCTGCCGGGCGGGCCGGTGGTGCTGGACCGGCACCGGATTCCCGCCCCCTGCCACTGGCATCTGGACGTGCAGTACGCGGCGCTGGCGCCGGCGGGGGCGACGGAGAGCATCAGCGAGGAGTCGATCGATCTGCGCTGGTTCGCCTACGACGAGGTGGCCGGCGTCGCCGACGCGTCGGTGGTGCGGCTGGTGGAGCGGACGCGCGCGGTGCTCGAAGGCGGCCGGTAG
- a CDS encoding zinc-dependent metalloprotease, with translation MSDTPFGFGLPPEEPDDGDQGKKNDPSRGGQGSGGPANPFGFGPGAGGDNPFAAMFGSMNPADLGAAFQQLGQMLSYEGGPVNWDMAKQIARQTVSQGTPDGSKDTSVGPAERAAVDEALRLADLWLDGVTSMPSGAVSSVAWSRAEWVEATLPAWQQLVDPVAERVGLAMGDVLPEEMQAMAGPLIGMMRSMGGAMFGQQIGQAVGVLAGEVVGSTDIGLPLGPAGRAALLPLNVERFGKDLSVPQDEVRLYLALREAAHQRLFAHVPWLRSHLFGAVEGYARGIKVDTSKLEDVVGQFDPSQPEQLQEALQQGMFQPEETPEQKAALARLETALALVEGWVDAVVHAAAKSRLTSADALRETMRRRRASGGPAEQTFATLIGLQLRPRRLRDASRLWASLTDARGLEGRDALWEHPDMLPTAHDLDDPDGFVHHEQLDFSELDKMLGEAANGPRKPEPGADAPEDGAGGDEGDGKDDTDK, from the coding sequence GTGAGTGACACCCCATTCGGATTCGGCCTTCCGCCGGAGGAGCCGGACGACGGCGACCAGGGCAAGAAGAACGACCCCTCCCGGGGCGGGCAGGGTTCGGGCGGTCCGGCGAACCCGTTCGGCTTCGGCCCCGGAGCAGGTGGTGACAATCCCTTCGCCGCCATGTTCGGTTCGATGAACCCGGCCGATCTGGGCGCGGCGTTCCAGCAACTCGGGCAGATGCTCAGCTACGAGGGCGGTCCCGTCAACTGGGACATGGCCAAGCAGATCGCCCGCCAGACGGTGTCGCAGGGCACCCCGGACGGTTCCAAGGACACGAGCGTGGGCCCGGCGGAGCGGGCCGCGGTGGACGAGGCGCTGCGGCTGGCCGATCTCTGGCTGGACGGGGTGACGTCGATGCCCTCCGGTGCCGTCTCCAGTGTGGCGTGGAGCCGCGCGGAGTGGGTGGAGGCGACGCTTCCGGCCTGGCAGCAGCTGGTGGACCCGGTCGCCGAGCGGGTGGGGCTCGCCATGGGCGATGTGCTGCCCGAGGAGATGCAGGCGATGGCGGGCCCGCTGATCGGCATGATGCGGTCGATGGGCGGCGCGATGTTCGGTCAGCAGATCGGGCAGGCGGTCGGCGTGCTGGCGGGTGAGGTGGTCGGCTCGACGGACATCGGGCTGCCGCTGGGCCCGGCGGGCCGGGCCGCGCTCCTCCCGCTGAACGTGGAGCGGTTCGGCAAGGACCTGAGCGTCCCGCAGGACGAGGTGCGGCTGTACCTGGCCCTGCGCGAGGCCGCCCACCAGCGTCTCTTCGCCCACGTGCCGTGGCTGCGCTCGCATCTCTTCGGCGCCGTCGAGGGCTACGCGCGCGGCATCAAGGTGGACACCAGCAAGCTGGAGGACGTGGTCGGCCAGTTCGACCCGTCGCAGCCGGAGCAGTTGCAGGAGGCGCTCCAGCAGGGCATGTTCCAGCCGGAGGAGACGCCCGAGCAGAAGGCGGCCCTGGCCCGGCTGGAGACGGCGCTCGCGCTGGTCGAGGGCTGGGTGGACGCCGTGGTGCACGCTGCGGCCAAGTCCCGGCTGACCTCGGCCGACGCGCTGCGCGAGACGATGCGCAGGCGGCGCGCGTCCGGCGGCCCCGCCGAGCAGACGTTCGCCACGCTGATCGGTCTCCAACTGCGTCCGCGCCGGCTGCGGGACGCCTCGCGGCTGTGGGCCTCGCTGACGGACGCCCGCGGTCTGGAGGGCCGCGACGCGCTCTGGGAGCACCCCGACATGCTGCCGACCGCCCACGACCTGGACGACCCGGACGGCTTCGTCCACCACGAGCAGCTGGACTTCTCCGAGCTGGACAAGATGCTGGGCGAGGCGGCGAATGGCCCGCGGAAGCCGGAGCCGGGTGCGGACGCCCCGGAGGACGGCGCCGGCGGGGACGAGGGCGACGGCAAGGACGACACCGACAAGTGA
- a CDS encoding SDR family oxidoreductase codes for MSSPDPQVRAARNLADPSPEKKSESGRHRSRGPVVAVTGAAKGVGELLTARLAASDEIKQVIAIDERRGEVSDATWHLLDVRDPAIAEKLRGADVVVHLALDLDLETDPAARTAYNVRGTQTVLTAAAAAGVHRVVLCTSAMVYGALPDNDLPLAEDAELRATAEATGVGDLLEIERLGRRAPRAHPGLQVTVVRPAVLVGGTDTALTRYFESPRLLVVAGSRPAWQFCHVEDLVTALEYAALEKIDGEFAVGCDGWLEQEEVEELSGVRRMELPSAVALGAAARLHRIGLTPSPAGDLAYTMHPWVVSVSRLHDAGWRPSWTNEEVLAALLEEVEGRHTVAGRRLGRKDATAAGAAGATVALLGTAALVRRARKARRRI; via the coding sequence GTGAGTTCCCCAGATCCGCAGGTTCGCGCAGCGCGAAACCTGGCCGACCCGTCACCCGAGAAGAAGTCCGAATCCGGCCGTCACCGGAGCCGCGGCCCGGTCGTGGCCGTCACCGGCGCCGCGAAGGGCGTCGGTGAGCTGCTCACCGCACGTCTCGCGGCGTCCGACGAGATCAAGCAGGTCATCGCCATCGACGAGCGCCGGGGCGAGGTCTCCGACGCCACCTGGCACCTCCTGGACGTCCGCGACCCCGCCATCGCGGAGAAGCTGCGCGGGGCGGACGTCGTCGTGCACCTGGCCCTCGACCTCGACCTGGAGACCGACCCGGCCGCGCGCACCGCCTACAACGTGCGCGGCACCCAGACCGTGCTCACTGCGGCAGCGGCCGCCGGTGTCCACCGCGTCGTGCTGTGCACCTCCGCCATGGTCTACGGGGCGCTGCCCGACAACGACCTCCCGCTCGCCGAGGACGCCGAGCTGCGGGCCACCGCCGAGGCGACCGGCGTCGGCGACCTGCTGGAGATCGAGCGGCTCGGCCGCCGCGCCCCGCGCGCCCACCCCGGCCTCCAGGTCACCGTGGTGCGCCCCGCCGTGCTCGTCGGCGGCACCGACACCGCGCTGACCCGCTACTTCGAGTCGCCCCGGCTGCTCGTGGTGGCCGGGTCCCGCCCCGCCTGGCAGTTCTGCCACGTCGAGGACCTGGTCACGGCGCTGGAGTACGCCGCCCTGGAGAAGATCGACGGGGAGTTCGCGGTCGGCTGCGACGGCTGGCTGGAACAGGAGGAGGTCGAGGAGCTGAGCGGGGTGCGCCGGATGGAGCTGCCCTCCGCCGTCGCGCTCGGCGCCGCCGCCCGGCTGCACCGCATCGGCCTGACCCCCTCGCCCGCCGGTGACCTCGCGTACACCATGCACCCCTGGGTGGTCAGCGTGAGCCGGCTGCACGACGCGGGCTGGCGCCCGAGCTGGACCAACGAGGAGGTGCTCGCCGCGCTCCTGGAGGAGGTGGAGGGCCGCCACACCGTCGCCGGCCGCCGCCTCGGCCGCAAGGACGCCACCGCGGCAGGCGCCGCCGGTGCGACCGTCGCCCTGCTCGGCACCGCCGCCCTGGTGCGCCGCGCGCGCAAGGCCCGCCGCCGCATCTGA
- a CDS encoding molybdenum cofactor biosynthesis protein MoaE, whose protein sequence is MALTHDHPGEQAAQDPIRLLDIRDTPLSVDEVFRAVGDDAAGGTALFVGAVRDHDGGQDVAGLGYSCHPSAVDELRRVAEKVVADFPVRALAAVHRVGELQVGDLAVVVAVSCPHRAEAFAACRKLIDDLKHEVPIWKHQRFSDGTEEWVGAC, encoded by the coding sequence ATGGCACTCACCCACGACCACCCCGGCGAGCAGGCGGCGCAGGACCCGATCCGGCTGCTGGACATCCGTGACACGCCGCTGTCGGTGGACGAGGTCTTCCGCGCGGTCGGGGACGACGCCGCGGGCGGCACCGCGCTCTTCGTCGGCGCCGTGCGCGACCACGACGGCGGGCAGGACGTGGCCGGGCTGGGCTATTCGTGCCACCCCTCGGCCGTCGACGAGCTGCGCCGGGTGGCGGAGAAGGTCGTCGCCGACTTCCCGGTCCGGGCGCTGGCCGCCGTCCACCGGGTGGGTGAACTCCAGGTGGGTGACCTCGCCGTGGTCGTGGCGGTCTCCTGCCCGCACCGCGCGGAGGCGTTCGCGGCCTGCCGCAAGCTCATCGACGACCTCAAGCACGAGGTCCCGATCTGGAAGCACCAGCGCTTCTCGGACGGCACGGAGGAGTGGGTCGGAGCCTGCTGA
- a CDS encoding YlbL family protein, which yields MPRRTATMLASSLILIALIFAGLFFKVPYSEMSPGPTVNTLGDVDGEPVLSISGHKTYKTSGNLNMTTVRVTGADYTMNLVEAFTGWLGHDSVVVPHDTLYPNGKTEEESTQENAEEFSQSQESAKVAALDELGIPVTSYVVVSTVVKDSPAQGKLHAGDIIEDVDGTKVEKPEDVAKLVTRHKPGEDVVFTVVPAKTAAAAEKAGKKPEGTEKITVTTAKAPEGDRAIVGIQAGTDHTFPFEIDIKLADVGGPSAGLMFSLGLIDKLTPGQLTGGKFIAGTGTMNDQGEVGPIGGITMKLVGARDAGARYFLTPDENCKAAAADTPDGLTLIRVKTLADARASLEKLRTGDTAGLPSCSTG from the coding sequence ATGCCACGCCGCACCGCGACGATGCTCGCCTCCTCGCTGATCCTGATCGCGCTGATCTTCGCAGGCTTGTTCTTCAAAGTGCCGTACTCGGAAATGTCCCCCGGCCCCACCGTGAACACCCTCGGCGACGTGGACGGCGAGCCCGTGCTGAGCATCTCGGGGCACAAGACGTACAAGACGTCCGGCAACCTCAACATGACGACGGTCCGCGTCACCGGCGCCGACTACACCATGAACCTCGTCGAGGCCTTCACCGGATGGCTGGGCCACGACAGCGTCGTCGTCCCGCACGACACCCTCTATCCGAATGGCAAGACGGAGGAGGAGTCGACGCAGGAGAACGCCGAGGAGTTCAGCCAGTCGCAGGAGAGCGCCAAGGTCGCGGCCCTCGACGAGCTGGGCATCCCCGTCACCTCCTACGTGGTGGTCTCCACCGTCGTCAAGGACAGCCCCGCCCAGGGCAAGCTGCACGCGGGCGACATCATCGAGGACGTGGACGGCACGAAGGTCGAGAAGCCCGAGGACGTCGCGAAGCTGGTGACCCGGCACAAGCCCGGCGAGGACGTCGTCTTCACCGTCGTCCCGGCCAAGACCGCGGCCGCGGCCGAGAAGGCCGGCAAGAAGCCCGAGGGCACCGAGAAGATCACCGTCACCACGGCCAAGGCCCCCGAGGGCGACCGCGCGATCGTCGGCATCCAGGCGGGCACGGACCACACCTTCCCGTTCGAGATCGACATCAAGCTCGCCGACGTGGGCGGCCCGAGCGCGGGGCTGATGTTCTCCCTGGGCCTGATCGACAAGCTGACACCGGGGCAGCTGACCGGCGGCAAGTTCATCGCCGGCACCGGCACCATGAACGACCAGGGCGAGGTCGGTCCGATCGGCGGCATCACCATGAAGCTGGTCGGCGCGCGCGACGCGGGCGCCCGGTACTTCCTGACCCCCGACGAGAACTGCAAGGCCGCCGCCGCGGACACCCCCGACGGGCTCACCCTGATCCGCGTCAAGACCCTCGCCGACGCCCGCGCGTCGCTGGAGAAGCTCCGCACGGGGGACACGGCCGGCCTGCCGAGCTGCTCGACCGGCTGA
- a CDS encoding PPA1309 family protein yields MFSMSNVSPSGPPMAASPLTVAVLEIDEYVSNLGWDQPARLFALVDTARLRAQEPGLAAQLGLEDDGAKAAVLTPVEQEELPAGTALDEFLATIAWPDAVAGCAMTVERLMLPPSAEASVPDGLDEKRLTAWVAGHPDRQEVRMTVAVLRDGARESAVRLREKDSASEVLTGSGLVPGLAEALAATFES; encoded by the coding sequence ATGTTCTCCATGTCCAACGTTTCCCCCTCCGGCCCCCCGATGGCCGCGAGCCCGCTCACCGTCGCGGTGCTCGAAATCGACGAGTACGTCTCCAACCTCGGGTGGGACCAGCCCGCCCGCCTCTTCGCCCTGGTCGACACCGCGCGGCTGCGGGCCCAGGAGCCGGGTCTCGCCGCCCAGCTCGGCCTTGAGGACGACGGTGCCAAGGCCGCCGTCCTGACCCCGGTCGAGCAGGAGGAGCTGCCCGCCGGCACGGCGCTGGACGAGTTCCTCGCCACGATCGCCTGGCCCGACGCGGTCGCCGGCTGCGCGATGACCGTGGAGCGGCTGATGCTGCCGCCGTCCGCCGAGGCGTCCGTGCCGGACGGCCTGGACGAGAAGCGGCTCACCGCGTGGGTCGCCGGGCACCCGGACCGGCAGGAGGTGCGGATGACGGTCGCGGTGCTGCGGGACGGGGCGCGCGAGTCGGCCGTACGGCTGCGGGAGAAGGACTCGGCGAGCGAGGTGCTGACCGGGTCCGGCCTGGTGCCGGGTCTTGCCGAGGCGCTGGCCGCCACGTTCGAGTCCTGA